One segment of Castanea sativa cultivar Marrone di Chiusa Pesio chromosome 3, ASM4071231v1 DNA contains the following:
- the LOC142628646 gene encoding uncharacterized protein LOC142628646 has protein sequence MVFDYVGGWNMHLLDTLWAYRSSTKTATGFLPFSSVYGTKIISPVELMVPTSRTLQGQELEMDAYMCNEAHRVDLETMDGTRDIAHKRNVHERIFVEGQLVLRATDYVRRNIAAPSKFAPYWESPYIVKEAHGNGYYLLYSIDESAMTNPINGRWLKLYHS, from the exons ATGGTGTTTGACTACGTTGGAGGTTGGAATATGCATCTTCTTGATACACTTTGGGCTTATAGAAGCTCCACCAAAACGGCCACTGGCTTTTTGCCATTTTCTTCGGTATATGGAACTAAGATCATCTCACCAGTGGAATTAATGGTGCCAACAAGCCGCACATTGCAGGGCCAAGAACTTGAAATGGATGCATATATGTGCAATGAGGCACATAGGGTGGACTTAGAAACTATGGATGGAACACGTGACATCGCACATAAGAGG AATGTGCATGAAAGAATCTTTGTGGAAGGCCAACTCGTTCTTAGAGCAACCGATTATGTGAGAAGGAATATAGCAGCCCCTTCCAAGTTTGCACCATATTGGGAAAGCCCATACATTGTGAAAGAAGCTCATGGAAATGGGTATTATCTCCTTTACAGCATAGACGAGTCCGCCATGACAAATCCCATCAATGGCAGGTGGCTTAAGCTTTATCACTCTTAG